One window of the Solanum stenotomum isolate F172 chromosome 11, ASM1918654v1, whole genome shotgun sequence genome contains the following:
- the LOC125844310 gene encoding protein SODIUM POTASSIUM ROOT DEFECTIVE 2-like: MKSIDLFCASPASTAICSSMDQYTMVRRGIRHQIDRKIDRLGDPRTPKIKTPIPCSSHQLPFDPKTYYHQNKNRKSHDEKLRRKSSADVTDLGNSSRYLLSDSTNTPFIDFLSSSGDTSKALIPSKPLRAKSTNERLMYRSSSTRLLESPVYKPSSAYSNDLCVYKSTRLCPGEQVVELRVSIHCKGCEGKVRKHISRMEGVKSFNIDLASKKVTVIGDVTPLGVLTSVSKVKNAQFWPFPTASSSSSWSSPMI, from the exons atgaaatcCATAGATCTTTTTTGTGCTTCTCCTGCTTCCACAGCCATATGTTCAAGTATGGATCAATATACTATGGTTCGTCGTGGCATTAGGCATCAAATTGATCGTAAAATCGATCGATTAGGCGATCCTCGTACACCAAAAATCAAAACTCCAATCCCATGTTCATCTCATCAACTTCCATTCGATCCCAAAACTTACTaccatcaaaataaaaatcgaaAGAGTCATGATGAAAAATTACGTCGTAAAAGCTCAGCTGATGTTACTGACTTAGGTAATTCTTCTAGGTACTTGTTAAGTGATAGTACTAATACTCCATTTATAGATTTCTTATCATCATCTGGAGATACATCAAAAGCTTTGATTCCTAGCAAACCTTTAAGAGCTAAAAGCACAAATGAACGACTCATGTATCGATCTTCATCGACTCGTTTACTCGAATCTCCGGTCTATAAACCTTCATCAGCTTACTCAAATGATTTGTGTGTCTATAAATCAACTCGTTTATGCCCTGGTGAACAG GTTGTGGAATTGAGGGTGTCAATCCACTGCAAAGGTTGTGAAGGGAAAGTAAGAAAACATATCTCCAGAATGGAAG GAGTAAAATCATTTAATATCGATTTGGCTTCGAAAAAAGTTACAGTCATCGGCGATGTGACACCATTAGGAGTATTGACAAGCGTTTCAAAGGTGAAAAATGCACAATTTTGGCCATTTCCAACAGCTTCTTCGTCCTCGTCTTGGTCTTCTCCGATGATTTAA